One stretch of Longimicrobium sp. DNA includes these proteins:
- a CDS encoding helix-turn-helix transcriptional regulator: MTQIDLTPSSGNIFADLGFPDAEELYAKSFLSIVIARTIRERRLSEAEVEKILGTTLPAVQELIRGRLSGFSVEQLSAAAEKLG, encoded by the coding sequence ATGACGCAGATCGATCTCACCCCAAGCAGCGGAAACATCTTCGCGGATCTCGGTTTTCCCGATGCCGAGGAACTCTACGCGAAGTCTTTCCTATCGATTGTGATCGCTCGCACGATCCGAGAGCGACGGCTGAGCGAGGCTGAGGTCGAGAAGATTCTCGGCACGACGCTGCCTGCGGTTCAAGAACTCATCCGGGGCAGGCTTTCTGGCTTCTCCGTCGAGCAGCTTTCTGCAGCTGCCGAAAAGCTCGGATAA
- a CDS encoding DUF979 domain-containing protein, translated as MITLEFIYVLMGLLLAGITLVSARDRTNRKRWKNTAFWGMYAVTFLFGSYLPHLASGAMVIAMAAVAGFGGLGKGDPDTTTQAERVESAGRLRNRLYIPALLIPGLALLGTLTLKKATLRGTPLVDPKQVTVISLGIATLVALAAAVALLRPRAATPVREARRLMDTVGWAAVLPQMLAALGALFALAGVGKVVSEVTTRWIPLTTPFAAVVVYALGMALFTMLMGNAFAAFPVMAAGIGLPLIVGRFGGDPAVVSAIGMLAGFCGTLMTPMAANFNIVPVALLELPDEKSVIRVQVPTALILLAVNTLLIYFLAFRR; from the coding sequence ATGATCACCCTCGAGTTCATCTACGTGCTGATGGGGCTGCTGCTGGCCGGCATCACGCTGGTCTCCGCGCGCGACCGCACGAACCGCAAGCGCTGGAAGAACACGGCGTTCTGGGGGATGTACGCCGTCACCTTCCTCTTCGGCAGCTACCTTCCGCACCTGGCGAGCGGCGCGATGGTGATCGCGATGGCGGCGGTGGCGGGGTTCGGCGGTCTGGGGAAGGGCGATCCGGACACCACCACGCAGGCCGAGCGGGTGGAGAGCGCGGGGCGGCTGCGGAACCGGCTGTACATCCCCGCGCTGCTGATTCCCGGGCTGGCGCTGCTGGGCACGCTGACGCTGAAGAAGGCGACGCTGCGCGGCACGCCGCTGGTCGACCCCAAGCAGGTGACGGTGATCTCGCTCGGCATCGCCACGCTGGTGGCGCTGGCCGCCGCGGTGGCGCTGCTGCGGCCGCGCGCGGCGACGCCGGTCCGCGAGGCGCGGCGGCTGATGGACACCGTGGGCTGGGCGGCGGTGCTGCCGCAGATGCTGGCGGCGCTCGGCGCGCTCTTCGCGCTGGCCGGCGTGGGGAAGGTGGTCAGCGAGGTGACGACGCGGTGGATCCCGCTGACCACGCCGTTCGCGGCCGTGGTCGTCTACGCGCTGGGGATGGCGCTGTTCACCATGCTGATGGGGAACGCCTTCGCCGCGTTCCCGGTGATGGCGGCGGGGATCGGGCTTCCGCTCATCGTCGGGCGCTTCGGCGGCGACCCGGCGGTGGTGTCGGCGATCGGGATGCTGGCGGGGTTCTGCGGCACGCTGATGACGCCGATGGCCGCCAACTTCAACATCGTCCCCGTCGCCCTGCTGGAGCTGCCGGACGAGAAGTCGGTCATCCGCGTGCAGGTGCCGACGGCGCTCATCCTGCTTGCCGTCAACACGCTCCTCATCTACTTCCTCGCCTTCCGCCGATGA
- a CDS encoding AMP-binding protein, whose translation MTAPEAFRAARGFLLRHREDYDTAYRDFRWPELDRFNWALDWFDAYAAGNGATALWIVDDGGGEVRYTFAEMAERSNRAANFLRDNGVRRGDRVLLMLPNVAPLWEAMLACIKLGAVIIPATTQLTADDLRDRFDRGGVRHVITDAAGAPKFGVVDGDYTRIVAGGDAPAGWTRFEDAFAASPEFAPDGETRADDPLLLYFTSGTTSKPKLVLHTHQSYPAGHLSTMYWIGIREGDVHLNISSPGWAKHAWSNVFAPWNAGATIFVYNYARFDAPRMLDTVARHGVTTLCAPPTVWRMLIGEELARWKTGLREVVSAGEPLNPEVIERVRQAWGLTIRDGYGQTETTAQIGNPPGQPLKAGSMGRPLPGYRVALLDVDGNEAEEGEIALRLDPPPLALMAGYLNDPARSAEAMREGFYRTGDVAQRDADGYITYVGRADDVFKCSDYRISPFELESVLIEHPLVAEAAVVPSPDPVRLAVPKAFVVLRGDAQPSRELALEILRFCRERLAPYKRIRRLEFAPLPKTISGKIRRVELRGAETARQGEARGEREWWYEDFAELRSVSEPPGA comes from the coding sequence ATGACCGCACCCGAGGCGTTCCGCGCCGCGCGCGGCTTCCTCCTCCGCCACCGCGAGGACTACGACACGGCGTACCGCGACTTCCGCTGGCCGGAGCTGGACCGGTTCAACTGGGCGCTGGACTGGTTCGACGCATACGCGGCGGGCAACGGCGCTACGGCGCTGTGGATCGTGGACGACGGCGGCGGCGAGGTGCGGTACACCTTCGCGGAGATGGCGGAGCGCTCCAACCGCGCTGCCAACTTCCTGCGCGATAACGGCGTCCGCCGCGGCGACCGGGTGCTGCTGATGCTGCCGAACGTGGCCCCGCTCTGGGAGGCGATGCTCGCGTGCATCAAGCTGGGCGCCGTCATCATCCCCGCCACCACGCAGCTCACGGCCGACGACCTGCGCGACCGCTTCGACCGCGGCGGCGTGCGCCACGTGATCACCGACGCCGCGGGCGCGCCCAAGTTCGGCGTGGTCGATGGGGATTACACCCGCATCGTCGCGGGCGGCGATGCGCCGGCCGGGTGGACGCGCTTCGAGGATGCGTTCGCCGCATCGCCCGAGTTCGCGCCGGATGGCGAGACGCGGGCGGACGATCCGCTGCTGCTGTACTTCACCTCGGGGACCACGTCGAAGCCCAAGCTGGTGCTGCACACGCACCAGAGCTACCCGGCCGGCCACCTCTCCACGATGTACTGGATCGGCATCCGCGAGGGCGACGTCCACCTCAACATCAGCTCGCCGGGATGGGCCAAGCACGCGTGGAGCAACGTCTTCGCGCCGTGGAACGCGGGCGCCACGATCTTCGTCTACAACTACGCGCGCTTCGACGCGCCGCGGATGCTGGACACCGTCGCGCGCCACGGCGTGACCACCCTCTGCGCCCCGCCGACGGTGTGGCGGATGCTGATCGGCGAGGAGCTGGCGCGCTGGAAGACGGGGCTGCGCGAGGTGGTCAGCGCGGGCGAGCCGCTGAACCCGGAGGTGATCGAACGCGTGCGGCAGGCGTGGGGCCTCACCATCCGCGACGGCTACGGACAGACGGAGACGACCGCGCAGATCGGCAATCCGCCCGGACAGCCGCTGAAGGCCGGGTCGATGGGACGCCCGCTCCCCGGCTACCGGGTGGCGCTGCTGGACGTGGACGGGAACGAGGCGGAGGAGGGGGAGATCGCGCTGCGGCTCGATCCGCCGCCGCTGGCGCTGATGGCCGGCTACCTGAACGACCCCGCGCGCTCGGCCGAGGCCATGCGCGAGGGCTTCTACCGCACGGGAGATGTCGCGCAGCGTGACGCGGACGGCTACATCACCTACGTGGGCCGCGCGGACGACGTGTTCAAGTGCAGCGACTACCGCATCAGCCCGTTCGAGCTGGAGAGCGTGCTGATCGAGCACCCGCTGGTGGCCGAGGCCGCGGTGGTGCCCAGCCCGGACCCGGTGCGCCTGGCCGTCCCCAAGGCCTTCGTCGTCCTCCGCGGCGACGCGCAGCCCTCGCGCGAGCTGGCGCTGGAGATCCTGCGCTTCTGCCGCGAGCGCCTGGCTCCGTACAAGCGCATCCGCCGCCTGGAGTTTGCCCCGCTCCCCAAAACCATCAGCGGCAAGATCCGCCGCGTAGAGCTCCGCGGCGCGGAGACGGCGCGGCAGGGTGAGGCGCGGGGTGAGAGGGAGTGGTGGTACGAGGACTTCGCGGAGTTGCGGTCCGTGTCGGAGCCGCCAGGTGCGTAG
- a CDS encoding bifunctional riboflavin kinase/FAD synthetase, producing MQPPRYLWPAPYAIDPALPPALPYDGRPAIVTVGTFDGVHRGHWEVLQEIRRRADRTGGRSILVTFHPHPLRIVRPDVAPPLLTTPGEKREILAESGLEYVVFLPFTRTLQRYPARRFVEEILLGRMHMDELVIGYDHGFGRDREGSVQTLRAIGRELGFGVDVVDAFEVGGANVSSSRVRHLLAEGDVSGAVPLLGRCYSVEGIVVQGERKGRELGFPTANIEVGDPEKMVPKEGIYAVYGWVDGQRLPGLLHLGPRPTFAGFAPTVELWLMDWSGDLYGRRVRVEFVQRLRDILPFTSVDALIAAMKEDARRGRQILGMGAS from the coding sequence ATGCAGCCCCCGCGCTACCTCTGGCCCGCGCCGTACGCCATCGACCCCGCGCTCCCGCCCGCGCTGCCGTACGACGGGCGCCCGGCCATCGTCACCGTGGGCACCTTCGACGGCGTGCACCGCGGGCACTGGGAGGTGCTGCAGGAGATCCGGCGCCGCGCGGACCGCACCGGCGGGCGCAGCATCCTGGTCACCTTCCATCCCCATCCGCTCCGTATCGTGCGGCCCGACGTGGCGCCGCCGCTGCTGACCACGCCGGGGGAGAAGCGCGAGATCCTGGCGGAGAGCGGCCTGGAGTACGTGGTCTTCCTCCCCTTCACCCGCACGCTGCAGCGGTACCCGGCGCGGCGCTTCGTGGAGGAGATCCTGCTGGGCCGCATGCACATGGACGAGCTGGTGATCGGCTACGACCACGGCTTCGGGCGCGACCGCGAGGGCTCGGTGCAGACGCTGCGGGCCATCGGGCGCGAGCTGGGCTTCGGCGTGGACGTGGTCGACGCGTTCGAGGTCGGCGGCGCCAACGTCTCGTCCAGCCGCGTCCGGCACCTGCTGGCCGAGGGCGACGTTTCCGGCGCCGTGCCGCTGCTGGGGCGCTGCTATTCCGTCGAGGGGATCGTGGTGCAGGGCGAGCGGAAGGGGCGCGAGCTGGGCTTCCCGACCGCCAACATCGAGGTGGGCGACCCCGAGAAGATGGTGCCGAAGGAAGGCATCTACGCCGTGTACGGCTGGGTGGACGGCCAGCGGCTCCCCGGGCTGCTGCACCTGGGCCCGCGCCCGACCTTCGCCGGGTTCGCGCCCACGGTGGAGCTGTGGCTGATGGACTGGAGCGGCGACCTGTACGGCCGCCGCGTGCGCGTGGAGTTCGTCCAGCGCCTCCGCGACATCCTCCCCTTCACCAGCGTAGACGCGCTGATTGCGGCGATGAAGGAAGACGCACGACGGGGGAGGCAGATTTTGGGGATGGGAGCATCATGA
- the infB gene encoding translation initiation factor IF-2: MRVFEVAKELSVPAEALVHLLREMDIPVRSHMSEITDEHAARVRTRIEREIRLGHRDVGEAVEAAIGEVASAPRRRRRKAEAGAEGDSTASPTADAAEALEAEAAGAAAERGAELVTTGGHEPTGGTVIVDTSEPPADLEPVAEAAPAAPAAEEAAPEPAAAPEPVAAEPEAPAPVAEAHPEPARPEPARPEPPRAGPISARPDGGRQLRPEFKRPERRGEDFRPAASATPGAPPRDRGPTPPPSVRPARPGAPGEPRREGSGGGEPPRPARTGEPPRPARADGFPARSFGPPAPARAGFPAAGGQGGAPRPAGGQGQGGGQRPAAGAGASAGGAGRKDKKKGKKGKGWVDQEAVDQTFRKTMAAMESGGRKKRRGPQRDMGAIREERAQAERARRAEEASTVRVNEFLTVAELAELIDVPATQIIGSAFKNLGLMVTINQRLDFDQIELLLDEFGFKAVREEEYGGETEEELEPDAEEDLRPRPPVVTVMGHVDHGKTSLLDYIRKTNVIAGEAGGITQHIGAYHVALPDGRAISFLDTPGHAAFTAMRARGAEVTDVVILVVAADDSVMPQTVEAISHARNAGVPLVVAVNKVDLPDANPMRVKQDLLQHGVVLEDFGGDVQSAEVSAKKGDGIDDLLEKVLLQAEFRGLRANPAREAVGTVIEAQLDVGKGPVATVLVTNGTLHVGDHVVVGLQHGRVRAMLDERGRPVKAAGPAIPVQILGLSGVPGAGDQMLVMDAERATDVAQTRQRLDREKRMRLRSGGVKLTDIGKLLARGDNATLNLVIKGDVDGSVQALSDSLEQLSTNEVRVQVIHRGVGAINESDVLLASTSNAIVVGFHVRPTGEARAVAEREDVDIRLYNIIYEAVEEVKSAMEGLLAPEQREVLLGTAQVRQLFKVPRVGTVAGCMVTSGVLDRRGRIRVIRDAVQVYEGELESLKRFKDDAREVREGFECGLNIRNFNDVKVGDVLECYRVEEVARTLAGAAADAEREGR; encoded by the coding sequence ATGCGTGTATTCGAAGTCGCCAAGGAGCTGAGCGTTCCGGCTGAGGCCTTGGTGCACCTCCTGCGGGAGATGGACATTCCCGTACGCAGCCACATGTCGGAGATCACCGACGAGCATGCGGCGCGCGTGCGTACCCGGATCGAGCGCGAGATCCGCCTGGGCCACCGCGACGTGGGCGAGGCGGTGGAAGCGGCGATCGGCGAGGTGGCCAGCGCCCCGCGCCGCCGCCGCCGCAAGGCCGAGGCGGGCGCCGAGGGCGACAGCACTGCGTCGCCCACCGCCGACGCGGCCGAGGCGCTGGAGGCCGAGGCCGCCGGGGCCGCGGCCGAGCGCGGCGCCGAGCTGGTGACCACCGGCGGGCACGAGCCCACCGGCGGCACCGTGATCGTCGACACCTCCGAGCCCCCGGCCGACCTGGAGCCGGTGGCCGAGGCCGCGCCCGCAGCCCCCGCCGCCGAGGAAGCGGCGCCGGAGCCCGCGGCCGCCCCCGAGCCGGTGGCCGCCGAGCCCGAGGCCCCCGCGCCGGTGGCCGAGGCGCATCCCGAGCCGGCCCGTCCGGAGCCCGCGCGCCCCGAGCCGCCGCGTGCGGGTCCCATCTCTGCGCGCCCCGACGGCGGGCGGCAGCTGCGCCCCGAGTTCAAGCGCCCCGAGCGCCGCGGCGAGGATTTCCGCCCGGCCGCGTCGGCCACGCCCGGCGCGCCCCCGCGCGACCGCGGCCCCACGCCGCCGCCGTCGGTGCGCCCCGCGCGCCCCGGCGCGCCCGGCGAGCCGCGCCGCGAAGGCAGCGGCGGCGGCGAGCCCCCGCGCCCCGCACGCACCGGCGAGCCGCCGCGCCCCGCGCGGGCCGATGGCTTCCCGGCGCGCTCCTTCGGGCCGCCGGCGCCGGCGCGCGCCGGCTTCCCGGCCGCGGGCGGGCAGGGCGGCGCGCCCCGCCCCGCCGGTGGCCAGGGCCAGGGCGGCGGGCAGCGTCCCGCGGCCGGTGCCGGCGCCAGTGCGGGCGGCGCCGGGCGCAAGGACAAGAAGAAGGGAAAGAAGGGGAAGGGGTGGGTCGACCAGGAGGCGGTGGACCAGACCTTCCGCAAGACCATGGCGGCGATGGAGTCCGGCGGGCGCAAGAAGCGCCGCGGGCCCCAGCGCGACATGGGCGCCATCCGCGAGGAGCGGGCGCAGGCCGAGCGGGCGCGCCGCGCCGAGGAGGCCAGCACCGTCCGCGTGAACGAGTTCCTGACCGTGGCCGAGCTGGCCGAGCTCATCGACGTGCCGGCCACGCAGATCATCGGCTCCGCGTTCAAGAACCTGGGGCTGATGGTCACCATCAACCAGCGGCTGGACTTCGACCAGATCGAGCTGCTGCTGGACGAGTTCGGCTTCAAGGCGGTCCGCGAGGAGGAGTACGGCGGCGAGACCGAGGAGGAGCTCGAGCCCGACGCCGAGGAGGACCTGCGCCCGCGCCCGCCGGTGGTCACGGTGATGGGCCACGTGGACCACGGCAAGACCTCGCTGCTGGACTACATCCGCAAGACCAACGTCATCGCGGGCGAGGCGGGCGGCATCACCCAGCACATCGGCGCGTACCACGTGGCGCTGCCCGACGGGCGGGCGATCTCCTTCCTCGACACCCCCGGCCACGCGGCCTTCACCGCCATGCGTGCGCGCGGCGCCGAGGTGACCGACGTGGTCATCCTCGTCGTGGCCGCCGACGACTCGGTGATGCCGCAGACGGTGGAGGCCATCAGCCACGCCCGGAACGCGGGCGTGCCGCTCGTCGTTGCGGTCAACAAGGTGGATCTGCCCGACGCCAACCCCATGCGGGTGAAGCAGGACCTGCTGCAGCACGGGGTGGTGCTCGAGGACTTCGGCGGCGACGTGCAGAGCGCCGAGGTGTCGGCCAAGAAGGGCGACGGGATCGACGACCTGCTGGAGAAGGTGCTGCTGCAGGCCGAGTTCCGCGGGCTGCGCGCCAACCCGGCCCGCGAGGCGGTGGGCACGGTGATCGAGGCGCAGCTGGACGTGGGGAAGGGCCCCGTGGCCACGGTGCTGGTGACCAACGGCACGCTGCACGTGGGCGACCACGTGGTGGTGGGGCTGCAGCACGGCCGCGTGCGCGCCATGCTCGACGAGCGCGGGCGCCCGGTGAAGGCGGCGGGCCCGGCCATCCCCGTGCAGATCCTGGGGCTCTCGGGCGTGCCCGGGGCGGGCGACCAGATGCTGGTGATGGACGCCGAGCGCGCGACCGACGTGGCGCAGACGCGCCAGCGGCTGGACCGCGAGAAGCGGATGCGGCTGCGCAGCGGCGGCGTGAAGCTGACCGACATCGGCAAGCTGCTGGCCCGCGGCGACAACGCCACGCTGAACCTGGTGATCAAGGGCGACGTGGACGGCTCGGTGCAGGCGCTTTCGGACTCGCTGGAGCAGCTGTCGACCAACGAGGTGCGCGTGCAGGTGATCCACCGCGGCGTGGGCGCCATCAACGAGAGCGACGTGCTGCTGGCGTCGACCTCCAACGCCATCGTGGTCGGCTTCCACGTGCGCCCCACGGGCGAGGCGCGGGCGGTGGCCGAGCGCGAGGACGTGGACATCCGCCTGTACAACATCATCTACGAGGCGGTGGAAGAGGTGAAGAGCGCCATGGAGGGGCTGCTGGCGCCCGAGCAGCGCGAGGTGCTGCTGGGCACGGCGCAGGTCCGCCAGCTCTTCAAGGTGCCGCGCGTGGGCACGGTGGCCGGCTGCATGGTCACCAGCGGCGTGCTGGACCGCCGCGGCCGCATCCGCGTCATCCGCGACGCGGTGCAGGTGTACGAGGGCGAGCTGGAGAGCCTGAAGCGCTTCAAGGACGACGCGCGCGAGGTCCGCGAGGGCTTCGAGTGCGGCCTGAACATCCGCAACTTCAACGACGTGAAGGTGGGCGACGTGCTGGAGTGCTATCGCGTGGAGGAAGTGGCGCGGACGCTGGCCGGGGCCGCCGCCGACGCGGAGCGGGAAGGGCGGTAG
- a CDS encoding DUF2891 domain-containing protein, with protein sequence MSGFTLTPEIASKFAGLALAHVTREYPNKLDHVMRGPGDVRGPRELHPVFYGSFDWHSCVHGCWLLARLLRRFPDLPEAPRIAALLDAQLTPELVAAEVSYLHEDPLRKGFERPYGWAWLLMLAAELARDASDAGRRRSEALAPLAEAFAQRFRDFLPKATYPVRVGTHYNTAFAVALALEYGDGTGDGDLREMLRDRAVAWYGGDEDCQAWEPSGDDFLSSALMEAECMRRILPPGEFAPWMDRFLPRIARDEPATLFRPATVSDRSDGKIAHLDGVNLSRAWCWRSLARTWPASDPRRARAEAAADAHLAASLPHVAGDYMGEHWLATFALLALEA encoded by the coding sequence ATGAGCGGCTTCACCCTCACCCCCGAGATCGCGTCGAAGTTCGCCGGCCTCGCGCTGGCGCACGTCACGCGCGAGTACCCCAACAAGCTCGACCACGTGATGCGCGGACCCGGCGACGTGCGCGGCCCGCGCGAGCTGCATCCCGTCTTCTACGGCAGCTTCGACTGGCATTCGTGCGTGCACGGCTGCTGGCTGCTCGCGCGCCTGCTCCGCCGCTTCCCCGATCTCCCCGAGGCGCCGCGCATCGCCGCGCTGCTGGACGCGCAGCTCACGCCGGAGCTGGTCGCCGCCGAAGTGTCGTATCTCCACGAAGATCCACTGCGGAAGGGCTTCGAGCGCCCGTACGGCTGGGCGTGGCTGCTGATGCTCGCCGCCGAGCTCGCGCGCGACGCAAGCGACGCGGGGCGGCGCAGATCGGAAGCGCTCGCGCCGCTGGCGGAGGCGTTCGCGCAGCGCTTCCGCGACTTCCTGCCGAAGGCGACGTATCCCGTTCGCGTCGGCACGCACTACAACACCGCGTTCGCTGTCGCTCTGGCGCTGGAATATGGGGATGGGACGGGGGATGGGGATCTTCGGGAGATGCTTCGCGACCGCGCGGTGGCCTGGTACGGGGGAGATGAGGATTGCCAGGCGTGGGAGCCCAGCGGCGACGACTTTCTCTCCTCCGCGCTGATGGAGGCGGAGTGCATGCGCCGCATCCTGCCGCCCGGCGAGTTCGCGCCGTGGATGGACCGCTTCCTCCCCCGCATTGCCCGCGACGAGCCGGCGACGCTCTTCCGCCCCGCGACCGTGAGCGACCGCAGCGACGGCAAGATCGCCCATCTGGACGGGGTGAACCTGAGCCGCGCCTGGTGCTGGCGCTCGCTCGCGCGCACCTGGCCCGCGAGCGACCCGCGCCGCGCCCGCGCCGAAGCCGCCGCGGACGCGCACCTCGCCGCCAGCCTGCCCCACGTCGCCGGCGACTACATGGGCGAGCACTGGCTGGCCACCTTCGCGCTGCTGGCCCTGGAGGCGTGA
- the rbfA gene encoding 30S ribosome-binding factor RbfA, which produces MPQYRRTDRLNEQLRQEITLLVRDEVRDPRVGLATITAVQTSPELDHAKVYFTTLGEEDERQEVLAGLRSAAPFLRRELGKRIHIRRVPELHFEIDRVLEEAQRIERLLHEALPREVPAPVDDEDDGETAGADAADSPSGDDETSGAGAADSPRAEN; this is translated from the coding sequence ATGCCGCAGTACCGACGGACCGACCGGCTGAACGAGCAGCTCCGGCAGGAGATCACCCTGCTGGTGCGCGACGAGGTGCGCGACCCGCGGGTGGGGCTGGCCACGATCACCGCGGTGCAGACCAGCCCGGAGCTGGACCACGCAAAGGTCTACTTCACCACGCTGGGCGAGGAGGACGAGCGCCAGGAGGTGCTGGCCGGCCTGCGCAGCGCAGCCCCCTTCCTCCGCCGCGAGCTGGGAAAGCGCATCCACATCCGCCGCGTTCCCGAGCTGCACTTCGAGATCGACCGCGTGCTCGAGGAGGCCCAGCGCATCGAGCGCCTGCTGCACGAGGCGCTTCCGCGCGAGGTCCCGGCGCCGGTGGACGACGAGGATGACGGCGAGACCGCCGGCGCGGATGCGGCCGATTCGCCGTCCGGTGACGACGAGACCTCCGGGGCCGGCGCCGCCGACTCGCCGCGCGCGGAAAACTGA
- a CDS encoding outer membrane beta-barrel protein: MNKLIAGLFAVAATAVLSGPARAQIPHVTPFAVEARVGAAFPTGDFNDVANTGVTLNGNVTAYVIPTLGIYAGYYYTRFGRPGAGHYTETGPEVGLRLDIPTPDVPLDPYVRAGLVWNRLELTGAGAQDFSDSSPGFQINAGVALSLGRVSLAPGFTYVRHTYDTNTDEDQTASYIRADIGVRIRI, translated from the coding sequence ATGAACAAGCTCATCGCCGGGCTGTTCGCTGTAGCGGCCACGGCCGTGCTTTCCGGACCCGCGCGGGCGCAGATCCCGCACGTTACGCCCTTCGCGGTCGAGGCTCGCGTCGGGGCCGCGTTTCCCACCGGCGACTTCAACGACGTGGCGAACACGGGCGTCACGCTGAACGGCAACGTCACGGCGTACGTCATCCCGACGCTGGGGATCTACGCCGGATACTACTACACGCGGTTCGGGCGGCCCGGTGCCGGCCACTACACCGAGACCGGGCCCGAGGTCGGGCTGCGCCTGGACATCCCCACGCCGGACGTTCCGCTCGATCCGTACGTGAGGGCTGGACTCGTATGGAACCGGCTGGAGCTGACCGGCGCGGGAGCGCAGGACTTCAGCGATTCCAGCCCCGGGTTCCAGATCAACGCCGGCGTGGCCCTGTCGCTGGGACGCGTCTCGCTCGCGCCCGGCTTCACCTACGTGCGCCACACGTACGACACGAACACGGACGAAGACCAGACCGCGAGCTACATCCGAGCAGACATCGGCGTCCGCATCCGTATCTGA
- the truB gene encoding tRNA pseudouridine(55) synthase TruB: MARTSSGDPVAGGVLPVDKPAGPTSHDAVAAVRRALRTRQVGHTGTLDPFASGLLLVCVGPATRLAEYLTGMPKTYLATMRLGVATDTDDLTGDMIASSDDWRSISREQVEAALATQVGTIQQLPPLYSAKKVAGERMYAAARRGEEVERTPSAVTIYTIRLTSFDLPDVEFEVECGAGTYIRAIARDVGDALGVGGHLRTLRRTAVGPHSVDGAVPLSELGDAERVAAAMLAPLEAVAQMPRVVVDEAGLALLRHGRAVPASPETPSGAAVALASEGGELLAVGERHGDVVRPRKVFIPTA; this comes from the coding sequence GTGGCGCGAACCAGCAGCGGCGATCCGGTGGCCGGCGGGGTGCTGCCGGTGGACAAGCCGGCGGGCCCCACCTCGCACGACGCGGTCGCGGCGGTGCGGCGCGCGCTCCGGACGCGCCAGGTGGGGCACACGGGCACGCTGGACCCGTTCGCGTCCGGCCTCCTCCTCGTCTGCGTGGGCCCGGCGACGCGCCTGGCGGAGTATCTCACGGGGATGCCGAAGACGTATCTGGCGACGATGCGCCTGGGCGTGGCGACGGATACGGACGACCTGACGGGGGATATGATCGCGTCGTCGGATGACTGGCGCTCCATCTCCCGCGAGCAGGTGGAGGCGGCGCTCGCGACGCAGGTGGGGACGATCCAGCAGCTTCCGCCGCTCTACTCCGCCAAGAAGGTGGCCGGCGAGCGGATGTACGCCGCGGCGCGGCGCGGCGAGGAGGTCGAGCGCACGCCGTCGGCGGTGACGATCTACACGATCCGGCTGACGTCGTTCGACCTTCCCGACGTGGAGTTCGAGGTGGAGTGCGGCGCGGGAACGTACATCCGCGCCATCGCGCGCGACGTGGGCGACGCGCTGGGGGTGGGCGGGCACCTGCGCACGCTCCGCCGCACGGCCGTGGGCCCGCACTCGGTCGACGGCGCCGTGCCGCTGTCGGAGCTGGGGGACGCGGAGCGCGTGGCCGCGGCGATGCTGGCGCCGCTGGAGGCGGTCGCGCAGATGCCGCGCGTCGTGGTGGACGAGGCCGGGCTCGCGCTGCTGCGCCACGGCCGCGCCGTCCCCGCATCTCCCGAAACGCCGTCCGGCGCCGCGGTCGCGCTGGCCTCCGAGGGCGGCGAGCTGCTGGCGGTGGGCGAGCGCCACGGCGACGTCGTGCGCCCCCGCAAGGTCTTCATCCCCACCGCTTGA
- a CDS encoding DUF503 domain-containing protein — translation MVVGVAVWELMLPGCESLKDKRQVVKGLKDRLHARFNVSAAETAHQDAHGRAEIAVCVVSNDRKHAQSVLQSADRLVEEEGRARILDSYTTFY, via the coding sequence ATGGTCGTTGGCGTTGCGGTTTGGGAGCTGATGCTTCCCGGGTGCGAGTCGCTGAAGGACAAGCGCCAGGTGGTGAAGGGGCTCAAGGACCGGCTGCACGCGCGCTTCAACGTGTCCGCGGCCGAGACGGCGCACCAGGACGCGCACGGCCGCGCGGAGATCGCGGTCTGCGTGGTGAGCAACGACCGCAAGCACGCGCAGTCGGTGCTCCAGTCGGCAGACCGGCTGGTGGAGGAAGAGGGCCGCGCGCGGATCCTCGACTCGTACACGACATTCTACTGA